In one Nicotiana tomentosiformis chromosome 6, ASM39032v3, whole genome shotgun sequence genomic region, the following are encoded:
- the LOC104095811 gene encoding uncharacterized protein, giving the protein MAAPPNFKEGQSTYRPPRFNVQYYGWWKTRMHDFIIAEDSELWDVICDGPFVLMKIVGEGTVTVSKTRKEYNEADRKAIEKNFRANKILVYGIIPDEYNRISTCQSAKQIWEALQTAHEGTAQLKQSKIDMLTTEYELFKMNEDESIQDMHTCFTSIINELHSLGEVIQKNKLVWKILNVLLGSWNSKVNDIIEAKDLQKLTIDELIENIKTYKMKRNKDLEKREHKKEKNLVLKAANNDSSSDESEMEYLTQIFQKMIRKNGGIPKKGSSSRNFKENIDAITVESLDTSLKTVLFKSKIITKPTLIRRLRGTRSLAEKFKRRDVADNTVKQAMAT; this is encoded by the coding sequence ATGGCTGCCCCACCAAACTTCAAGGAAGGACAATCAACGtacagaccaccaagattcaaCGTCCAATACTATGGTTGGTGGAAAACAAGAATGCATGACTTTATCATAGCTGAGGACTCAGAGTTGTGGGATGTAATCTGTGATGGACCTTTTGTTCTCATGAAAATTGTTGGTGAGGGAACAGTTACAGTCTCAAAAACAAGAAAAGAGTACAATGAAGCTGATAGAAAGGCTATTGAGAAGAATTTCAGAGCAAATAAGATTCTTGTTTATGGAATCATACCAGATGAATATAACCGCATCTCAACTTGTCAGTCTGCTAAGCAGATCTGGGAAGCTCTTCAAACTGCCCATGAGGGAACTGCTCAACTTAAACAGTCCAAAATTGATATGCTTACTACTGAGTATGAGCTTTTCAAGATGAATGAGGATGAGTCTATTCAAGATATGCACACATGTTTCACCTCCATTATCAATGAGCTTCACTCCCTTGGAGAAGTCATCCAAAAAAATAAGCTGGTCTGGAAAATACTCAATGTTTTACTAGGTTCCTGGAACAGTAAAGTGAATGATATCATTGAAGCCAAGGATCTGCAGAAgctgaccattgatgaactcattgaaAATATCAAAACTTATAAGATGAAGAGAAATAAGGATCTTGAAAAAAGAGAGCACAAGAAGGAGAAGAACCTAGTTCTCAAGGCTGCCAACAATGACTCAAGTAGTGATGAATCCGAAATGGAGTATCTCACTCAAATATTCCAAAAGATGATTCGAAAAAATGGTGGGATTCCAAAGAAAGGGAGTTCCAGCAGGAATTTCAAAGAAAATATTGATGCCATAACTGTGGAAAGTCTGGACACTTCATTAAAGACTGTCCTCTTCAAAAGCAAGATCATTACAAAACCAACACTAATAAGGCGGCTAAGAGGAACCAGGTCCCTGGCAGAGAAGTTCAAAAGAAGAGATGTTGCTGACAACACGGTGAAGCAAGCCATGGCTACCTAG